The region ATAGTTTTCAACCCAGTTTTTTTTTTACTTTCTTAAATAAAGGGAGCATGTGTTTCCTTGAGCAGAAAATCCATTCTTGTACAAGCTGGAGTAGGTTGTAGCAGTCCAGTACTTCCTaattcctactccctccgtcccatagtgtaagatgttttttgacacttctctaatgttaaaaaacgtcttacattatgggacagagagaGTATATAATATATATGGGATAATTGCATTTTTTCCCTAGTTGGTTCATACCCACGGTTTTTGCTCTTACTTTttaagcttgctcagttttgcccttacttttttcaTCAAGGTCCTTTGAataccctttgaccgtttgaccaaaactttgaaaattcataactaattcatatgaactcaaaaaaatgcaaataagatatcaaaatgttcagataaacattacctttatgggcatatcatttgcattcatgacaaaagcaTTGTTTAGACTACctaaggtaattaatgttattagcattattaaaaataaataggtataaacaatatttttttcgtgaataaaaattatatgcaaatgtaggtgatgttttctgaacatcctgataccttatttgcattttcctgagttagtatcaacttgttatgaagtttcccaataatggtcaaagtcgttagaacattcataacaagttgatacaaacttagaaaaatgcaaataagttatcaggatgttcagaaaacatcacctacatttgcatgtaatttttattcataaaaaatatattgtttatacctatttatttttaataatgttaatgatattaattacctcgggtagtttaaacgatgctttcgtcctaaatgcaaatgatatgcccataaaggtaatgtttatttgaacattttgatatcttatttgcattttttttgagttcgtatgaattagttatgaattttcattattttggtcaaacggtcaaagggcattcgagggatctcgatgggaaaagtaagggcaaaactagactcgaaaagtaaaggcaaaacccgtgggtaggaaccaactagggataaaaatgcaattggtgcACATTCATCAAAAAACTAATATTTGTGTATGTTGTACATGCGTACTTGTTGTATCGACAACCAACTAGCGGCGTCCTCGTCAACACGTTCGAGTGGCTAGAGGCGAGGGCGCTGCGCACGCTCAAGGACGGCTCGTGCATCCCCGCTGCCATGCCGCCGGTGTACCCCGTCGGCCCAATGGTTGCCGGCTGCGGAGGAGGGGACAGGGAGCACGAGTGCCTTGCATGGCTGGACGGGCAGCCGGAGAAGAGCGTGGTGTTTCTCTGCTTTGGGAGCAGGGGCTGCTTccccaagaagcagcttgaggagatCGCCATGGGGCTGGAGAGGTCCGGGAAGAGATTCCTGTGGGTGGTGTCCAGCTCATCTGAAGATCAACTACAGGACCTCCTGCCCGAGGGATTCCTGGAGAAGACCGACGGCAGAGGGTTCGTGATCAAGTCGTGGGCGCCACAGCCGGAGGTGCTGCAGCACCGGGCGACAGGCGCATTCTTGACGCACTGCGGGTGGAACTCGGCCCTGGAGGGGATCGTTGCTGGGCTGCCCCTCATCTGCTGGCCGCTCTACGcagagcagaggctgaacaaggtgTTCATCGTGGAGGAGCTGATGGCCGGCGTGGAGATGGCAGGGTACGACGGCGAGCTGGTCCCGGCCGCGGAGGTGGAGTCCAAGGTTAGGTTGGTGATGGAGTCGCCGGGCGGACAGGCGCTACGGGAGcgagccatggaagccaaggagagGGCCGCACGGGCGGCACAGCAAGGTGGAGCATCCGACGTTGCTTTTGCCGAGTTCCTCGCGCACTTGGAAAGTGTTGTTCGTGGCCATTAACGTGCGAACTTTCTTTGTTCCAAGTTCCTTGtctatctactccctccatccgcaTCCGCAAATAAATATACATTTAGCTTTTGTCAACTCAAATTTTTAACCAACTTTATAGGAAAGATATCACTAGATTCATTTTAAAATGTAGTTGCATAATATACCATTTGACTCATATATACTATTACTTTTTTTTCTTCATAAAATTGGTTAAAATATTAAAACATTAACTTAGGACAAAAGCTAAATATACACTTACGAAAGAAGTATCTATTACTGGGTCTTTCAAATAATGCAATATATACtggattttttccttttttctgaaaCGCGGCCCCTTAGAATCCGATTCATTAAAAAAGGCAGAGGAGAGTTGCCTGGTTAATTAATGGAAACTAGGATAAAATCCGATACAGCACACCCCTAACAGGGCACCATCAACACACGTCGATCCCGGGGCCGCGCATTTGGCAAGCCACCGGCTCCATCACCCGAGTAAACCGTAGTCGACACCCTACAACCAAAACCGAAGCCGCTACTCCGGCATCCACACCGACCCCAATGCCACGCCCCAGGTGAGCCGCCTGCTCTGTCGCCCAAACAACCAAAGCCGATACCCTGCAACTATCTTCAGAACCGCCACTCCGATGTACAAATAGAAACCACACACACCAACCCTGAGGCCGCGCATCACGCGAGCCACCAACTTCGTCACCCTAGAAACCAGAGCCGACACCCAACAACCATATCCGGAGCCACTGCTCTCACCTCCACACCGACCCAGAGGCCGTGCACCAGGCtcggcaacgacactgccacccacGTGACCAATGCCAACACCCCTCCATGATGACAAGATCCGGAGCCGCCGCTCCGACTTCCACGCCGGCCCCAAGGCCGCGCACCACCCGAGTCGATGGCTCGTCCTGGCCAAGACCTCTCCAGAACGATGCCCCCAAGAAGGAACGCACACCGAACCGCTACCATCGTCCACTCCAGGAACCTGGAAAAGGGGTTTCCCCCAGAGTGCGAGAGAAGAGGCCGTAGAGCCTCAAacgatgacacctccaagaaagtGTGCGGCGCCCACAAGCGTCGTCGTTGTCGGCTCCAGACAAGGCCAAGGCAAGGCTTACGCCCCGAGCAGCCAGCGAAATCTATCCCATCGAATCGCCATATGGGAGCCACCGTCCTCCTGAATCACCACCCACCACTAGAGCCTGAAGTTGCCGATGAGAACAGCCTCGCCGTCGCCACCTGCACCACGCAGAGCCGCCAAGTGGGCTACCCCATCACCACCTGCACCACGCGGAGCCGCCAAGTGGGCTACCCGATCACCATCGCAGGAGCCAGAGGCGGCCACGTCAGGCCAGATCCTGCATCTATCCCCCGCAAAAGCAACAGCCAACCCATCGGCCAACACCAAGCCTCCCTGGCACGACCAAGGGCTGATGCACTGCCACAGAGCACCAACACCCCCCGAGCTCCAGCCATGGTATCGCCCACGCAGCCACATCGATCGCCTTCGCCGAAGAAGaggtccggggccgccgccccgacgtcCGCAGTACATCCCCGCACCACTGCGCGGCCTCTGGGAAGCACATCCTCCACGCCTCCCCGGGCCTCCATGCCCTGGGTGTCTTTCGTTTTTTTGCAAGTACTTGGTCCTTTTTTTAACATGGTACAATTGAAGTCGCACACAAACACGAACATACACTCattcctatgaacgcacacactgtCTCCACGAGCACCTCCGAGAGATTGAGCCGGCACATCATCTTAAGATTGACAAAGTCGCCACAGACGCCTTCGTAGTAATTTCATGAATTTCCTAGCTATTCTCTCATGTATATATGTTTTATCGACCTAGTATATCCTTTCTTATAAGAAATTAATGGGTGTACCTATGTACACCCATGTCGCCTTGTAGCTCCGCCCATGATAGTccctccgttttggaatataagATGCATCAATTTTGTGTAAATCAAGGGATTGAACGTTTGACCAATATTAGAGAAAAAATATATTTAGGTTAAACTACAAAAAGTCATATATTTAGGAATGTAGGGAGTAGAAATTAAAAAGTATACCCAAATCTTTCGAGGTGTTGAATCTTCTTATTACTCTTGTGTATATCCAATGACACGTGCCTTGGTGCTGAAAAAGTCTTAATATTTTCATAAGCAAAATATGATTTGTAGGGTTAACGTCATGGAGGATAATGAGTCAATGTCATAACTATGGCGCTGAGCTCTGTACCCTTTGGCTTGACTCTGCAAACTACTTTTTTGCACCACTTACGCCTGACACGTCAGTCAGTGGTCATCGGTCACCACTGTTGTGATCGTTCACCACCGACGTCGACACGGATGCATCTACCACGCGTCACTTGTTGCGCCACTGCTCACGGGTCAATGGGTCATCAGCCGGCCGGTGAGCAGTACTACCGACGATTTTCTCCTAGCACATCAGTGGTGACTGATCACCAATTTTCACTGTTTGAAACTTGTGACTGATCACTAAATTTGTTTATCGCGTAGTGCGCCTAACCTTAATCGGTCCTATTCAGAAGGGTCCCTAGTCGACCGTAACTGGAACGAAATGGTTTGGTTTGCATCCTATTTCAACCCGCCTTCATAGGGATCCTTTCTTTCTTTGAATTGTTGATAGGGATCCTTTCTGAAAGGTAGAGCACGTACGACGTACGGCCCCATACGAAAAATGCAGCGCGTACGAACTGGGGCGGAGAACCCAAGGCCAGCAACACTTGATTACTCATTTGTTTTTATTGGTGGATGGTATAACTATCACCTTTCCTCCTGTTTGCAAATCGTGCGCCGATCTCGGCCATGTTTGCGGTGGTGGACATGCTTTCATGGCTGATGCTTCGTGGTAGGGTGCTGATAGTACGTCATGAAAGCACCCTGTGTACAGTTGAGCATCCCGAAGATGGTGAGGTGACTGTCCAATACTACGATGTGCGGTGCAGGCGTGCAGCGTGCTCTGGGCCAACTGCAACACGCGACTGCATTCTGTCCGTCCCTGTTCGTTTAAGTAGAAACGGACAAAAAAACGCGGCCCAACACGCTGCAAACGAACGCCCTCCGCGATCCATTTTCAGCCCCATTTTGATCCGCGTTTGCGTTGAAACCAACAGGGCGCGCGCCCTTGCCCTCCCCTGACCCGTCCGTCGGGGACACAACATTCTCATTTTCCACCTTCTCTCCCAAACAAACACTCCTGCCCTCCCGCTCCCACCATGGCCACCGCCCCGCagcaacccccctccccccctcccccccgccatCCCGGTGTTCACCTCCGCCCGTCCCGCGGCCCTGAAGAAGAAGAAACTGAAGAAGGCGCTCTCGCCGACGGNNNNNNNNNNNNNNNNNNNNNNNNNNNNNNNNNNNNNNNNNNNNNNNNNNNNNNNNNNNNNNNNNNNNNNNNNNNNNNNNNNNNNNNNNNNNNNNNNNNNNNNNNNNNNNNNNNNNNNNNNNNNNNNNNNNNNNNNNNNNNNNNNNNNNNNNNNNNNNNNNNNNNNNNNNNNNNNNNNNNNNNNNNNNNNNNNNNNNNNNNNNNNNNNNNNNNNNNNNNNNNNNNNNNNNNNNNNNNNCTGTTTGCCCTCCACAGGGCCAGCCGCTAATCTCTTCCACGACACCGCAAATGGGCAGTCGTAATCCGGCATAGGAGTGAAAGGATTGATATGgtcgactaggggggaggggggggggttgaatagtcgactaacaatttttagcttcttTTGACAATTAGGTTTAACAACAAAATAGATTGTCCAGATATGGTGTCTAGGTGGTCAACCTATATGATGAGCTCAACAACAACACAAGAAAGCAAGCACAAGATACAAACACAATATATGCTCTTTTTTGCGGGGAAAAACACAATATAAGCCTGCACAAAGTGAAGGTTAGAAGTAACCTCAACTGGAGTCGatgaagacaaggatgtgttaccgaagttccctcCCATGCGTCTTCCTTGGAGCGATGTGAAGacataatgctccccaagaagccattaAGGAAACCATATTTCtctcacaccctcgcacaatgcaagatgtcaagATTCCACTAGTGATGCCCTTGAAggtggtgaccgaacctttacaaacaagcttgggctctctccacaacttaattgaaggctcccaacaccatcacaaagcttcaccacaatggtatAGTGCGAGGTGGAAGAACCACCTCCTTTTATAGTGTTCctcaaatccaaccgttacatCCAATTTTACATAGTACCGGTACAACTGGTGCAAGCACCGGTACAACCGCCTTTTGCAGGTTTCCCCACTACAGAGCACTAGGCGGTACAACCGCTAGTACAGCCGGTTGTACCGCTGAGAAAGGCTTAGCAAGAACAACCGAGCATGTACAACCTAGCACCATCCTCGTACCATAATGAAGCCATCCGTGTGAGGTACAAGGGTCGGTACTAGGACCGATACTATTGCAGGTCCGATGCTCCGGTTGTCGCTAAGTCCCAAGCGGTACAACCGCACCCGGacaagcggttgtaccgctgctccGAGAGCAGCCGGGACAACCGGGCGACAACCACCCACTACTGCCATCGTACCAGAAGGGAGTCACCCTGTTCTTGTGGTTGGGGCGATAACTGACCCAGTACAACCACCTCGTAGTTTTCTTGGAGATGCCTAGTTCCTGGCGGTACAACCACTATGGGAACAACAGTACAACCGCTCAACAACATCACGAAGCACTACTAACTCGAGGGAATAACCCCTCGGGCGGTGGTTGTTTCGGAAGCGCGGGCCAGGTTGGTAGAACCGCTTCCACCAGCGGTACATCCGCTGGTGTGGTAAAAATAGCTTTAGGTAAAACTTGAGGTACTGTACATCTCCAaccatctataatttttattgttccatgctattatattatcattctaggatgttttacaatcattttatagcaacttcatatcattttttgtgactaacctattgacatagtgcctagtgccagttgttgttttttacttcgcagaatatcagtaccaaacgaagtccaaacgcatcGAAACTTTTCGGAGATTTTGTTTGGACCAGAAGAAAAATTGGTAGCCAAGGAGGCACCTAGGGGAAGGCCCGTGGGGCACATGATACACCAAGGCGCACCAGAGGCCCCTGGCGTGCCCTGATGTATCATGGTGCCCATGGAGGTGCTCtccaccgcctcttcgctctataaatactaagatattctagaaaccctagggaatCAGTCAAAACACAATTCGAGCCGccccaagttccagaaccatgagatccaatctaacaccatcatagaggggttcatcatcctcattggtgcctctctgatgatgcgtgagtagtccaccatagacctacggggtcgtaggcagtagctagatggcttcttctctctttttgattctcaatacaatggtctcttggagatctatttgatgtattgactttttgcggtgtgtttgttgggatccgataaaggtcgagtttatgatcagatctatatccatgaattttatttgagtcttcttcgatctcttatatgcatgattatttatagcctcgtatttcttcttcgattctttggtttagttaggccaactagattgatttttcttgccatgggaagaggtgctttgtgatgggtttgatcttacggtgtcctcatccagtgacagaaggggtagcgaggcacgtatgtatcattgctattaaggataacaagatggggtctattcctacatgaatagatcttgtctacatcatgtcattgttcttattgcattactccctttccccatgaacttaatacactagatgcatgctgcatagcggtcgatgtgtggagtaatagtagtagatgcagaatcgtttcggtctactaatcttggacgtgatgcctatatattgatcattgccttggatgttgtcataattatttgttcttctatcaattgccaaatagtaatttgtttacccaccgtgtgctattttcttgagagaagccactagtgaaatctacaactctggggtctatcttttatcatattgctttccCGTCAGTCTTTTGCCgcatttgttttcagatctattat is a window of Triticum dicoccoides isolate Atlit2015 ecotype Zavitan chromosome 2B, WEW_v2.0, whole genome shotgun sequence DNA encoding:
- the LOC119361121 gene encoding anthocyanidin 5,3-O-glucosyltransferase-like — protein: MEAIAYSNQAFRFNDMLQTGMTYDFISVGFNPTEMLDGHVCGVLVNTFEWLEARALRTLKDGSCIPAAMPPVYPVGPMVAGCGGGDREHECLAWLDGQPEKSVVFLCFGSRGCFPKKQLEEIAMGLERSGKRFLWVVSSSSEDQLQDLLPEGFLEKTDGRGFVIKSWAPQPEVLQHRATGAFLTHCGWNSALEGIVAGLPLICWPLYAEQRLNKVFIVEELMAGVEMAGYDGELVPAAEVESKVRLVMESPGGQALRERAMEAKERAARAAQQGGASDVAFAEFLAHLESVVRGH